GAAGCTGGATACCATATTCAGAAGTTTTTCTTCTTTTATTTGCACCGTGCTGTCCGGGAGGATAGTTTTTCTTCGACAATACTTTGTCGGGGCCGAAAATAGCCTCCCCAAATTTACGGGCGATTTTTGTCTTAGGTCCGGTATATCTTGCCATTTCTAAATCTTTTTATAATTTATAATTACGGAATCCCGGAATAGTGCAGCCGCGATTGCAGAGAGGAGAAAAATGCAATCTATTCACAATCCTTGATTCACTCTTTATCAAAAGAAAAATTATACTCTTCTTCTTTTAGGAGGACGACATCCGTTATGTGGAAGGGGAGTAACGTCGATAATCTCAGTTACTTCGATACCTGCACCGTGAACCGTTCTGATTGCTGATTCACGACCGTTACCGGGACCTTTCACATACGCTTTCACTTTTCTCAATCCCAGATCAAAGGCTACTTTTGCACAATCCTGAGCGGCCATCTGAGCAGCATAAGGAGTGTTTTTCTTCGACCCTCTGAATCCCATC
The sequence above is a segment of the Coprobacter tertius genome. Coding sequences within it:
- the rpsK gene encoding 30S ribosomal protein S11; amino-acid sequence: MAKKTVATKKRNVKVDAVGQLHVHSSFNNIIVSLANSEGQVISWSSAGKMGFRGSKKNTPYAAQMAAQDCAKVAFDLGLRKVKAYVKGPGNGRESAIRTVHGAGIEVTEIIDVTPLPHNGCRPPKRRRV